A part of Anabas testudineus chromosome 7, fAnaTes1.2, whole genome shotgun sequence genomic DNA contains:
- the LOC113167101 gene encoding sodium-coupled neutral amino acid transporter 3-like produces the protein MLGVNDRQRQTEEEEKHESEAGSGKRVQTWKQVNRPSVYERTPPQQQSISTALRESHTCVFFFWRGSERSVCACDLRGNLKLEPSSLFVARSHICSPLPNFSPRRPVLLHKQTSVITHLPKPELHLTPKDFTAQVPPSAPGSQLGQFLEISPSNISYSLKKKTSIYLKKSPVINMELPKLSNGNHQHNVGLEGGVSPEEEKFLQHKSDGKKTPQFTDFEGKTSFGMSVFNLSNAIMGSGILGLSYAMSNTGIVLFLVLLTCIACLSCYSIHLLLRSAGVVGIRAYEQLGLRAFGHPGKILAAVVITLHNIGAMSSYLFIVKYELPLVIQAFLGQTSSSDEWFMNGNYLIIIVTVCVILPLALMKHLGYLGYTSGFSLTCMVFFLIAVIYKRFNISCPLEVFGNYSVHTETPEDTCTPKFFTINQETAYTIPILAFAFVCHPEVLPIYTELRNPTKRRMQNIGNVSILGMFIMYFLTAIFGYLTFYDNTEAELLHTYSRVNPLDVLILCVRLAVLVAVTLTVPVVLFPIRRALTQLLFPGKPFYWLRHIIIAMCLLFAVNLLVIFVPNIRDIFGIIGATTAPSLIFILPGLFYIRIIPTDQEPMNSRPKIQAACFTALGFIFMTMSLTFIGIDWMSGEKRNLGGH, from the exons ATGTTAGGCGTCAACGACAGGCAGCGACAgactgaggaagaggaaaag CACGAGTCAGAGGCCGGGAGTGGGAAGAGGGTTCAAACATGGAAGCAAGTCAATAGGCCCAGTGTGTATGAGCGAACTCCCCCTCAACAGCAATCCATCAGCACGGCCCTGAGAGAAAGTCacacatgtgtttttttcttctggagAGGAAGCGAGAGgagtgtctgtgcatgtgaCCTCAGAGGAAACCTGAAACTCGAGCCCTCCTCCCTTTTCGTGGCTCGCTCCCACATCTGCTCCCCTCTCCCCAACTTCTCCCCGAGACGCCCTGTGCTTCTCCACAAACAGACCAGTGTTATCACCCACCTCCCCAAGCCCGAGCTACACCTCACACCCAAGGACTTCACGGCACAGGTTCCCCCCTCAGCTCCTGGGAGTCAGCTGGGTCAGTTTCTGGAG attTCACCCTCCAATATTTcttatagtttaaaaaaaaaaacatccatctaCCTGAAGAAGTCACCTGTCATTAATATGGAACTGCCGAAGCTGTCGAATGGTAATCACCAGCACAATGTTGGACTGGAGGGAGG AGTGTCACCAGAGGAGGAAAAGTTCCTGCAGCACAAGAGcgatggaaaaaaaacacctcagtTCACAGAT tttgaAGGTAAAACCTCCTTCGGGATGTCCGTCTTCAATCTGAGTAATGCCATCATGGGCAGCGGCATCCTGGGTCTGTCATACGCCATGTCGAACACCGGCATCGTCCTCTTCCT GGTCCTGTTGACTTGTATCGCCTGTCTCTCGTGTTATTCCATCCATCTGCTGCTACGTAGTGCTGGAGTCGTGG GTATTCGTGCGTATGAGCAGCTCGGCCTGAGAGCTTTCGGTCATCCAGGGAAGATTCTAGCAGCTGTCGTCATAACGCTGCACAACATCGGAG CCATGTCCAGCTACCTGTTCATCGTGAAATACGAGTTACCACTGGTGATTCAAGCTTTCCTTGGTCAGACCTCCAGCTCTGA CGAGTGGTTCATGAATGGAAACTACCTCATCATCATCGTCACTGTCTGCGTCATCCTCCCTCTGGCCCTGATGAAACACCTGG GTTATCTTGGTTACACCAGTGGCTTCTCTCTCACCTGTATGGTCTTCTTCCTCATAGCT GTCATCTACAAGAGATTCAACATTTCTTGTCCTCTGGAAGTGTTTGGAAACTACTCTGTGCACACAGAAACCCCAGAGGACACGTGCACCCCCAAATTCTTCACCATCAACCAAGAG ACGGCTTACACCATCCCCATCCTggcatttgcatttgtatgtcACCCTGAAGTGCTCCCCATCTACACCGAACTGAGAAA CCCGACCAAGAGGAGAATGCAGAATATTGGCAACGTTTCCATCCTGGGGATGTTCATCATGTACTTCCTTACTGCCATCTTTGGCTACCTGACCTTCTATG ATAACACTGAAGCCGAGCTGCTCCACACCTACAGCAGGGTGAATCCCCTGGACGTCCTGATCCTGTGTGTGCGTCTGGCTGTCCTGGTGGCCGTGACTCTGACTGTACCCGTCGTTTTGTTTCCT ATCCGTCGTGCCCTGACGCAGCTGCTCTTCCCAGGGAAACCGTTCTACTGGCTGCGCCACATCATCATCGCcatgtgtttgctgtttgccGTCAACCTGCTCGTCATCTTCGTTCCCAACATTCGAGACATCTTTGGCATTATTG gagcAACCACTGCTCCCAGTTTGATCTTCATCCTTCCTGGACTGTTCTACATCCGCATCATCCCCACCGACCAAGAGCCCATGAACTCCAGACCAAAGATACAG GCTGCGTGTTTCACAGCACTGGGTTTTATATTCATGACCATGAGCCTGACGTTCATCGGAATCGACTGGATgagtggagagaagagaaatcTTGGTGGCCATTAA